A DNA window from Streptomyces canus contains the following coding sequences:
- a CDS encoding Tat pathway signal sequence domain protein, protein MPNSPGRREVLKYAGTAGAAVAVLGLPSAPAAAAPPGTREPAPLDVVVLGDADSETAHSLTATLSDTVAGGLGQPARVLNPTAPASYWGGTLTFDVAVRPTGTTYVTVRLWGDDHDDTSDEAASGTNMWRLQLFCEGKQVGYEDQGAVDSLDILDTAPRTPGRFFFHTLPLPERMTAGKDKVTLEIRAMGRIWSYGQDASQLYRTMTTPSRGIYRVYTHTDPCFVPPKGEVQGTAPDPKTRTGGEEVLDAIRARVQKDQRDLLTTADPATLDGWAMQSLAEGYLWSGSPAHQNPAALDRVLQAIDGRYLAWKSDATVMTGSDQQWQGFGRVGLVLALLWEHLGDRLDAQVTGSPYTITNPGFENGAGTPTAWQMPGWAAAGGGTWARDTTVSRSGTASLKLQVGTTNGYSYVNSGARVKIGSGTYTYGAWIRTDGVTGPGAHIDPLFYDANGKLVGSDHKVYASKGTHDWEYVRFVFDTPVGATRMEMHLRLSGPGTAWFDDVTLVAPADTTTPVPPVRKDAYVDMLRSSRDYWRQHFPHYSNQAQICAIGLYQTNRGLKLLAPDLALPEDRARDYLYQSIGMVPYLGPEDADGNPTKPLGDSYYQVTKAGLTRELGYVGSYGEVIDWLVMMYESVTRGHQGQEAPELREQMVRMTKARGSFRVIDVDKDHCRISRIETVIGWRNEVYPGETAYASRTAWDSNPVMSAAVFKDPDIVGWTQEMVADGQLHPQLHLQATHPWTRVGLNALRFLSRDLPEFQSLPARPGRIPTAWGRPDFVLTDEENGCVAVKNGEELLFASLYFRSRQGVNNYARIHHVTPVDQRSATVRERSAGTTDQTFTARDWVLWDYAINDPGASHIPPGGFPPPGDTLHQALEGDVYHLAPVPDDVPDPTLGVHFDGVETMLVGRAPFYLCEYGDYLIAMNTSTDKTVTLPARPAFGPARDLVTGKTVGAGHRPRLGPLSTLVLHRG, encoded by the coding sequence ATGCCCAACTCACCAGGACGTCGTGAGGTGTTGAAGTACGCCGGTACGGCGGGTGCCGCCGTCGCCGTGCTCGGACTGCCGTCGGCCCCCGCGGCGGCCGCGCCGCCCGGGACACGCGAGCCCGCTCCCCTGGACGTCGTCGTCCTCGGCGACGCGGACTCCGAAACCGCGCACAGCCTCACCGCGACCCTCTCCGACACGGTCGCCGGCGGTCTCGGCCAGCCGGCACGGGTACTCAACCCCACGGCCCCGGCGTCCTATTGGGGTGGCACGCTCACGTTCGACGTCGCCGTCCGCCCGACCGGCACCACCTACGTCACGGTGCGGCTGTGGGGAGACGACCACGACGACACCTCCGACGAGGCGGCCTCCGGTACGAACATGTGGCGCCTCCAGCTCTTCTGCGAGGGCAAGCAGGTCGGCTACGAGGACCAGGGCGCCGTCGACAGCCTCGACATCCTCGACACCGCGCCGCGCACCCCGGGCCGCTTCTTCTTCCACACGCTGCCGCTGCCGGAGAGGATGACCGCCGGCAAGGACAAGGTGACGCTGGAGATCCGCGCGATGGGCCGCATCTGGTCCTACGGCCAGGACGCCTCGCAGCTCTACCGCACCATGACCACGCCCTCGCGCGGCATCTACCGCGTCTACACCCACACCGACCCCTGCTTCGTGCCGCCCAAGGGCGAGGTCCAGGGCACCGCGCCCGACCCGAAGACCCGCACCGGCGGTGAAGAGGTCCTGGACGCTATCAGAGCGCGGGTGCAGAAGGACCAGCGGGATCTCCTCACCACCGCCGACCCGGCCACCCTGGACGGCTGGGCGATGCAGTCGCTGGCCGAGGGCTACCTGTGGTCCGGCAGTCCGGCGCACCAGAACCCGGCCGCCCTGGACCGCGTCCTCCAGGCCATCGACGGCCGCTACCTGGCCTGGAAGTCAGACGCCACCGTCATGACCGGCTCCGACCAGCAGTGGCAGGGCTTCGGCCGGGTCGGCCTGGTGCTGGCCCTGCTGTGGGAGCACCTGGGGGACCGGCTCGACGCACAGGTCACCGGATCGCCGTACACGATCACCAACCCCGGCTTCGAGAACGGCGCCGGCACGCCCACCGCCTGGCAGATGCCCGGCTGGGCCGCCGCCGGTGGCGGCACCTGGGCCCGTGACACCACCGTCTCCCGCTCCGGTACGGCCTCGCTCAAGCTCCAGGTCGGCACCACGAACGGCTACAGCTACGTCAACTCCGGTGCCAGGGTGAAAATCGGCTCCGGCACCTACACCTACGGCGCCTGGATCAGGACCGACGGTGTCACCGGTCCCGGTGCCCACATCGACCCGCTGTTCTACGACGCGAACGGCAAGCTGGTCGGCAGCGACCACAAGGTGTACGCGAGCAAGGGCACCCACGACTGGGAGTACGTCAGGTTCGTCTTCGACACCCCGGTCGGCGCGACCCGGATGGAGATGCATCTGCGCCTGTCGGGTCCCGGCACCGCCTGGTTCGACGACGTCACCCTCGTCGCCCCCGCCGACACGACCACCCCCGTGCCGCCGGTGCGCAAGGACGCCTACGTCGACATGCTCAGGTCGAGCCGGGACTACTGGCGGCAGCACTTCCCGCACTACAGCAACCAGGCGCAGATCTGCGCGATCGGCCTCTACCAGACCAACCGCGGTCTGAAGCTCCTCGCCCCGGACCTGGCCCTGCCCGAGGACAGGGCCCGCGACTACCTGTACCAGTCCATCGGCATGGTCCCCTACCTCGGCCCGGAGGACGCCGACGGCAACCCGACCAAGCCGCTCGGCGACAGCTACTACCAGGTGACGAAGGCGGGTCTGACCCGCGAACTCGGTTACGTCGGCAGCTACGGCGAGGTCATCGACTGGCTGGTCATGATGTACGAGTCGGTCACGCGCGGACACCAGGGCCAGGAGGCGCCCGAACTGCGCGAGCAGATGGTCAGGATGACCAAGGCACGGGGCAGTTTCCGTGTCATCGACGTCGACAAGGACCACTGCCGGATCTCCCGTATCGAGACCGTCATCGGCTGGCGCAACGAGGTCTATCCGGGCGAGACCGCCTACGCCTCGCGCACCGCCTGGGACTCCAACCCCGTGATGTCGGCGGCCGTGTTCAAGGACCCCGACATCGTCGGCTGGACGCAGGAGATGGTCGCCGACGGCCAACTCCACCCGCAGCTCCACCTTCAGGCCACCCACCCCTGGACCCGTGTCGGCCTCAACGCCCTGCGGTTCCTCTCCCGCGACCTTCCCGAGTTTCAGTCCCTGCCCGCCCGGCCCGGCCGGATCCCCACCGCCTGGGGCCGGCCCGACTTCGTCCTCACCGACGAGGAGAACGGTTGCGTCGCGGTCAAGAACGGGGAGGAACTCCTCTTCGCCTCCCTCTATTTCCGCTCCCGCCAGGGCGTGAACAACTACGCCCGTATCCACCACGTCACCCCCGTCGACCAGCGTTCGGCGACCGTCCGGGAGCGCTCCGCGGGCACCACCGACCAGACCTTCACCGCCCGCGACTGGGTCCTGTGGGACTACGCCATCAACGACCCCGGCGCCTCCCACATCCCGCCCGGCGGCTTCCCGCCTCCCGGCGACACCCTCCACCAGGCCCTCGAAGGCGACGTCTACCACCTCGCCCCCGTCCCCGACGACGTCCCCGACCCCACCCTCGGCGTCCACTTCGACGGGGTCGAGACCATGCTCGTCGGCCGCGCTCCCTTCTATCTGTGCGAGTACGGCGACTACCTGATCGCCATGAACACCAGTACCGACAAGACGGTCACCCTGCCCGCACGCCCCGCCTTCGGCCCCGCACGGGACCTGGTCACCGGGAAGACCGTCGGCGCGGGACACCGGCCCAGGCTCGGGCCGCTCAGCACACTTGTCCTGCACCGGGGCTGA
- a CDS encoding LacI family DNA-binding transcriptional regulator, with product MAGNYPVSAETRERVMAAVDSLHYVVNVHAKALSGRVAGPVALVLRDITGPSLAHVAAGVEEEAGSRGRLSLVCSTKDDTQREDDLVQLMREQHAAAVLLVGGTVTDAAYHRRMAGYAKALDSAGSRLVLCGRPPLPAGVPATVVDYDNRGGAFQATAHLLTAGHRRVLFLGGAPGFSSAEERRLGYRDALRAHGMPHADELDTSGDYTRASGYLRTRAALSSGVGFTAVFAGSDVVALGALAALREAGLSVPSEVSVVGFDDVPFAADLTPALTTVRVPYEELGRTAVRLALDREVGFASDDHVVLSTQLVIRDSVRPPAG from the coding sequence TTGGCGGGCAACTACCCCGTGTCCGCGGAGACCAGGGAACGGGTCATGGCCGCCGTCGACTCCCTCCACTACGTCGTGAACGTCCACGCCAAGGCCCTGTCCGGACGGGTCGCCGGGCCCGTCGCCCTTGTCCTGCGTGACATCACCGGCCCCTCCCTCGCCCACGTGGCGGCGGGGGTCGAGGAGGAGGCCGGCAGCCGGGGCCGCCTCAGCCTGGTCTGCTCCACCAAGGACGACACCCAGCGCGAGGACGACCTGGTCCAGCTGATGCGGGAACAGCACGCGGCGGCGGTCCTGCTCGTGGGTGGCACCGTGACGGACGCCGCCTATCACCGTCGTATGGCCGGTTATGCCAAGGCGCTGGACTCCGCGGGGTCGCGGCTGGTGCTGTGCGGCAGGCCGCCGCTGCCCGCGGGCGTGCCGGCGACGGTCGTGGACTACGACAACCGCGGCGGTGCCTTCCAGGCCACCGCGCACCTGCTGACGGCCGGCCATCGGCGTGTCCTCTTCCTCGGCGGTGCGCCGGGCTTCAGCAGCGCGGAGGAGCGCCGCCTCGGCTACCGCGACGCGCTGCGTGCCCATGGCATGCCGCACGCCGATGAGCTGGACACGAGCGGGGACTACACCCGCGCCTCGGGTTACCTGCGCACCCGGGCAGCGCTGAGCTCGGGCGTCGGGTTCACGGCGGTGTTCGCCGGGTCCGACGTGGTCGCGCTCGGCGCGCTGGCCGCCCTGCGCGAGGCCGGTCTCAGTGTCCCGAGCGAGGTCTCCGTGGTCGGCTTCGACGACGTCCCGTTCGCCGCCGACCTGACCCCGGCCCTCACCACGGTCCGGGTCCCGTACGAGGAACTGGGCCGCACCGCCGTACGCCTCGCCCTGGACCGGGAGGTGGGGTTCGCCTCCGACGACCACGTCGTGCTGAGCACGCAGCTCGTGATCCGGGATTCGGTGCGTCCACCTGCCGGCTGA
- a CDS encoding ABC transporter substrate-binding protein: MSTTMRTRAVAGAAVALSLSLVLSACGGGDDTDSTAKTTQGDVRLELWSWTEGIQQQVAVWNKEHPETQVKYVNAAGDTVYQKLRAAITSGNAPCLSKMDGMNLANFAADGLLTDITKPAAPYKSRYTTPAWNAVSPGGATYGIPTGSSPLFTAYRADLFAKYGVQAPKTWDDVIAAGKAVQKKDKDVKIFNMAGEDPSTLVDLSWQAGAQWYRIAGDHWEIGFTSPEALKAADVVQQLVDNDLASNASYADPGVFRTWDLGRTILMTTSTWQLPIYDTNFPKSKGKWQLADAPVFDSAKPQTSSNFDVTAVLKGCKYPDRAAQFAAWLSSSKQSLTALTDPASKSGLFPAVKNVSPYVDKIIPKEMFNGKSDSAQVITTAASRVGEQWQYGPDYAAMYSEMQKQWGKVMKKQLTVKAMLTGLQDWVLADLKNKGVKADAAG; the protein is encoded by the coding sequence ATGAGCACCACCATGCGTACGAGAGCCGTGGCCGGTGCGGCCGTCGCGCTCTCGCTGTCCCTCGTTCTGTCCGCCTGCGGAGGCGGGGACGACACCGACTCGACGGCCAAGACCACCCAGGGCGATGTGCGGTTGGAGCTCTGGAGCTGGACCGAGGGGATCCAGCAGCAGGTCGCGGTCTGGAACAAGGAACACCCCGAGACGCAGGTGAAGTACGTCAACGCGGCCGGCGACACCGTCTACCAGAAGCTGCGCGCCGCGATCACCTCGGGGAACGCGCCGTGTCTGTCGAAGATGGACGGGATGAACCTGGCGAACTTCGCCGCCGACGGACTGCTCACCGACATCACCAAGCCGGCCGCCCCGTACAAATCCCGCTACACCACGCCCGCTTGGAACGCCGTGAGTCCGGGCGGTGCCACCTACGGCATCCCCACCGGTTCCTCCCCGCTGTTCACCGCCTACCGGGCGGATCTCTTCGCGAAGTACGGCGTCCAGGCCCCGAAGACCTGGGACGACGTCATCGCCGCGGGCAAGGCCGTGCAGAAGAAGGACAAGGACGTCAAGATCTTCAACATGGCGGGCGAGGACCCCAGCACCCTCGTCGACCTGTCCTGGCAGGCCGGCGCGCAGTGGTACCGGATCGCCGGTGACCACTGGGAGATCGGCTTCACCTCGCCCGAGGCGCTCAAGGCGGCCGACGTCGTCCAGCAGTTGGTCGACAACGACCTCGCCTCCAACGCCTCCTACGCGGACCCCGGCGTCTTCAGGACCTGGGACCTCGGCAGGACCATCCTGATGACCACGTCCACCTGGCAGTTGCCGATCTATGACACCAACTTCCCCAAGTCCAAGGGCAAGTGGCAGCTCGCCGACGCGCCGGTCTTCGACTCCGCCAAGCCGCAGACGTCCAGCAACTTCGACGTCACCGCCGTGCTCAAGGGCTGCAAGTACCCGGACCGTGCCGCCCAGTTCGCGGCCTGGCTGTCCAGCAGCAAGCAGTCGCTGACCGCGCTCACCGACCCCGCGTCCAAGTCCGGGCTCTTCCCGGCGGTCAAGAACGTCTCGCCGTACGTCGACAAGATCATCCCGAAGGAGATGTTCAACGGGAAGTCGGACAGCGCACAGGTGATCACGACGGCCGCGTCCCGAGTGGGGGAGCAGTGGCAGTACGGGCCGGACTACGCGGCCATGTACTCCGAGATGCAGAAACAGTGGGGCAAGGTCATGAAGAAGCAGCTCACCGTCAAGGCGATGCTGACGGGTCTTCAGGACTGGGTGCTCGCCGACCTGAAGAACAAGGGCGTCAAGGCCGACGCCGCCGGCTGA
- a CDS encoding glycoside hydrolase family 97 protein: MRTTQDREEPARNRAGSPGALSRRGVLKGTAVTVGLAAAGGGLAQPVYAAEGAAVSGQSDCATARMGGNAITMSVVDGALRWSVHHHGRTVVDTSVLGLELSDGTVLGGDVTVTRNQHGTARTTWNPVYGRNATVTDHYQEQRWNLRDTATGARFGVQIRAYRTGVALRYLLLDEGTATIASELTTFAFPDGTTVYSARDEDAYLPVAPGSIPVTGTSTTDNGPLTDLPLTATLSDGLIACVCESARLDFPRLMLSSTDGQPGTLSAYLMEHTARGTGPVEPTSTVTTPFATPWRAVVIGSTHAELVDNAELILNLAPPGALADTSWIKPGKVFRCELSTAAGLAGVDFAVARGLEYVEYDAGWYGPEFTTTDATKPITAIDLPSVISYATGKGIGVFLYVNRLALTDAGSLFALYKGWGVAGIKLGFINDGTRTMTDQITDWAKTAARYQLLIDMHDDVRPFGYERTYPNWISLEGVRGNEQFPTATHNVTLPFARNIGGPMDYTICYGQSRDKTTNTHQMAMAAVYYQPLNFLFWYDKPSKYANPANWPGLPWFNAVPTTWDESRTLAGSIGEYVAVARRSGDTWYLGAMTNETSRALSIPLSFLGDGTYTATVYADGTPGAAPYQTPVVVSTRSVTAQSTLSVAMAPAGGQAVVLKPS; encoded by the coding sequence ATGAGAACCACACAGGACCGGGAAGAGCCCGCGCGGAACAGAGCCGGCAGCCCGGGGGCGCTGTCGCGTCGGGGTGTCCTCAAGGGCACGGCCGTCACCGTCGGTCTGGCCGCGGCGGGGGGCGGCCTCGCGCAGCCGGTCTACGCGGCCGAAGGAGCGGCTGTCTCAGGGCAGTCGGACTGCGCGACCGCCCGCATGGGCGGCAACGCCATCACGATGTCGGTGGTGGACGGAGCGCTGCGGTGGTCCGTCCACCACCACGGCAGGACGGTCGTCGACACGTCCGTCCTGGGCCTCGAACTGAGCGACGGGACCGTCCTCGGCGGCGACGTGACGGTGACCCGCAACCAGCACGGGACCGCCCGCACCACCTGGAACCCGGTGTACGGGCGCAACGCCACCGTCACCGACCACTATCAGGAGCAGCGGTGGAATTTGCGGGACACCGCCACAGGGGCCCGCTTCGGCGTCCAGATCCGTGCCTACAGGACCGGTGTCGCGCTGCGCTACCTCCTGCTCGACGAAGGCACCGCCACCATCGCGAGCGAACTGACCACGTTCGCCTTCCCCGACGGCACCACCGTCTACAGCGCCCGCGACGAGGACGCCTACCTCCCGGTGGCACCGGGCTCCATCCCGGTCACCGGCACCTCCACCACGGACAACGGCCCCCTCACCGACCTGCCGCTCACCGCCACCCTCTCGGACGGGCTCATCGCCTGCGTCTGCGAGTCGGCGCGGCTCGACTTCCCGCGCCTGATGCTCAGTTCGACCGACGGGCAGCCCGGCACCCTGTCCGCCTACCTGATGGAACACACCGCCCGCGGCACCGGCCCGGTCGAGCCGACCAGCACGGTCACGACCCCCTTCGCCACGCCGTGGCGCGCGGTAGTAATCGGTTCCACCCATGCCGAACTGGTCGACAACGCCGAGCTGATCCTCAATCTGGCCCCGCCCGGCGCCCTGGCCGACACCTCGTGGATCAAGCCGGGCAAGGTCTTCCGCTGCGAGCTCAGCACCGCCGCGGGCCTGGCAGGTGTCGACTTCGCCGTGGCCCGGGGCCTGGAGTACGTCGAGTACGACGCAGGCTGGTACGGCCCCGAGTTCACGACCACCGACGCGACCAAACCGATAACGGCCATCGACCTCCCGTCCGTCATCTCGTACGCCACGGGCAAGGGCATCGGTGTCTTCCTCTACGTCAACCGGCTCGCACTGACCGACGCGGGCTCTCTCTTCGCCCTCTACAAGGGGTGGGGCGTCGCGGGCATCAAGCTCGGCTTCATCAACGACGGCACGCGGACGATGACCGACCAGATCACCGACTGGGCGAAGACGGCGGCCAGGTACCAGTTGCTGATCGACATGCACGACGACGTCCGGCCGTTCGGCTACGAACGCACCTATCCCAACTGGATCAGCCTGGAAGGCGTCCGGGGCAACGAGCAGTTCCCGACCGCCACGCACAACGTGACGCTGCCCTTCGCCCGCAACATCGGCGGCCCGATGGACTACACCATCTGCTACGGCCAGTCACGGGACAAGACGACCAACACCCACCAGATGGCCATGGCCGCGGTGTACTACCAACCCCTCAACTTCCTCTTCTGGTACGACAAGCCGTCCAAGTACGCCAACCCGGCGAACTGGCCGGGACTGCCCTGGTTCAACGCCGTCCCCACGACCTGGGACGAGAGCCGGACCCTGGCCGGTTCGATCGGCGAGTACGTGGCGGTGGCCCGTCGGAGCGGCGACACCTGGTACCTCGGGGCCATGACCAACGAGACCTCCCGGGCCCTGTCGATCCCGCTGTCGTTCCTGGGCGACGGCACCTACACGGCAACCGTGTACGCCGACGGCACCCCCGGGGCCGCCCCGTACCAGACCCCGGTCGTGGTCAGCACCCGGTCCGTCACCGCGCAGAGCACACTGAGCGTGGCCATGGCTCCGGCGGGCGGCCAGGCGGTCGTCCTGAAGCCCAGCTGA
- a CDS encoding carbohydrate ABC transporter permease, giving the protein MSTLTRPPKVAADSPVRRTSPRRTGSRGAYKGLLFLLPFLLGFVLTYVLPIAYAFSQSLHEKKSSGIGFGPTKIVYTGFSSFASILSDGTFWAGVLRTLLFGGAQITVMLGISLLLALLLDGIAARAVRFFRAGLLIPYVIPGVVSTLIWLFLYSPTASPILDMADSAGLHFDFFGGLNTYVSLGNLLTWQGIGFNMILISASLQALPRELYEAARLDGAKEWRIAWSVKIPNITGILVLTGMFSLIGRLQLFTEPLFLRYVAPESISTDFTPMLEIFDRAFKTGDYQYAAAESLVLAAVTGVLAFVFYRVTNRKMS; this is encoded by the coding sequence TTGTCCACCCTCACACGACCGCCGAAGGTCGCCGCCGACTCCCCGGTCCGACGGACCTCCCCCCGCCGGACCGGGAGCCGGGGAGCCTACAAGGGCCTGCTGTTCCTGCTCCCCTTCCTCCTCGGCTTCGTCCTCACCTACGTCCTGCCGATCGCCTACGCCTTCAGCCAGAGCCTGCACGAGAAGAAGAGCAGCGGCATCGGCTTCGGTCCCACGAAGATCGTCTACACCGGCTTCTCGAGCTTCGCGTCGATCCTCTCCGACGGCACCTTCTGGGCCGGTGTGCTGCGCACCCTGCTGTTCGGCGGCGCGCAGATCACGGTCATGCTGGGCATCTCCCTGCTGCTGGCCCTGCTCCTCGACGGCATCGCCGCCCGAGCGGTCCGCTTCTTCCGTGCCGGTCTGCTCATCCCGTACGTCATCCCGGGTGTCGTCTCGACGCTGATCTGGCTGTTCCTCTACAGCCCGACCGCCAGCCCCATCCTCGACATGGCCGACAGCGCAGGCCTGCACTTCGACTTCTTCGGCGGCCTCAACACGTATGTGTCGCTGGGCAATCTGCTCACCTGGCAGGGCATCGGCTTCAACATGATCCTGATCTCCGCCTCGCTCCAGGCGCTGCCGCGCGAACTGTACGAGGCCGCCCGTCTCGACGGCGCGAAGGAGTGGCGGATCGCCTGGTCGGTCAAGATCCCCAACATCACCGGGATCCTGGTGCTGACCGGCATGTTCTCCCTGATCGGGAGGCTCCAGCTGTTCACCGAGCCGCTGTTCCTGCGCTATGTGGCGCCGGAGTCCATCAGCACCGACTTCACCCCGATGCTGGAGATCTTCGACCGGGCGTTCAAGACCGGCGACTACCAGTACGCGGCGGCCGAGTCGCTCGTCCTCGCGGCGGTCACCGGCGTCCTCGCCTTCGTCTTCTACCGCGTCACGAACAGGAAGATGTCATGA
- a CDS encoding carbohydrate ABC transporter permease — MSSIATGGGARPTRRAVALTTGLLIVFLLYSLAPTWFLLVSSTKDQTDLYSTFGLWFSSNHLADNFQAVWDYHDGVFGRWILNSVLYSTVGAAGSTLISLAAGYGLSKFGFRGRGALFGMIVGASLLPSTLLAFPLYLVFAEIGLTNTVWAVLIPYFINPFGVYLGKVYADSSVPTELMEAARIDGANELRIFASIALRLMRTGGITIFMLDFVNIWNNFFLPLFMLNGERSFPVTLGLFSWVQQAQTSRDMNTLVLTGSLLSIIPLAVFMFALQKYWRSGILMGSLK; from the coding sequence ATGAGCAGCATCGCCACCGGGGGCGGTGCGCGCCCCACCCGCCGCGCGGTGGCCCTCACCACCGGCCTCCTGATCGTCTTCCTGCTCTACTCCCTGGCCCCCACCTGGTTCCTGCTGGTGTCGTCCACCAAGGACCAGACCGACCTGTACTCGACCTTCGGCCTGTGGTTCTCCTCCAACCATCTCGCGGACAACTTCCAGGCCGTCTGGGACTACCACGACGGGGTCTTCGGCCGCTGGATCCTGAACTCCGTCCTCTACTCCACGGTCGGTGCCGCGGGCTCCACCCTGATCTCGCTCGCCGCCGGATACGGCCTGTCGAAGTTCGGCTTCCGGGGCCGCGGTGCCCTGTTCGGGATGATCGTCGGTGCCTCACTGCTGCCCAGCACCCTGCTGGCGTTCCCGCTCTATCTCGTCTTCGCGGAGATCGGCCTGACCAACACCGTCTGGGCGGTGCTGATCCCGTACTTCATCAACCCCTTCGGCGTGTACCTCGGCAAGGTCTACGCCGACAGCTCGGTGCCCACGGAGCTGATGGAGGCGGCCCGCATCGACGGCGCGAACGAACTGCGCATCTTCGCGTCGATCGCGCTCAGACTGATGCGCACCGGCGGCATCACCATCTTCATGCTCGACTTCGTCAACATCTGGAACAACTTCTTCCTCCCCCTCTTCATGCTCAACGGCGAGCGTTCCTTCCCCGTGACCCTGGGCCTCTTCTCCTGGGTGCAGCAGGCGCAGACCTCCCGCGACATGAACACCCTCGTCCTCACCGGATCCCTGCTGTCGATCATCCCGCTCGCCGTGTTCATGTTCGCGCTCCAGAAGTACTGGCGCAGCGGAATCCTCATGGGCAGCCTCAAGTAA
- a CDS encoding hydroxyacid dehydrogenase, which translates to MPQLPRAVFAMNPVHLPELFPPRLMARLRSLAGIDPALVVQDFGDPDVAGALAKAEVLITGWGCPPVGTEALTAAPRLRTLLHAGGSVRDWVGEAVWERGIAVSSAVDANALPVAEFTLASILLAGKDAFRLRERFRAEHVFPAMGDHAAVGNVGRRVGIIGASRVGRRVLELLRPFDFAVSLYDPYVDATEAAALGAVPLPLDELLRTADIVSLHAPDTPETYRILDARRLALIPDGGVLVNTSRGALVEPGALQDELVSGRISAVLDVTEPEPLPADSPLYGLPNVFLTPHIAGSLGNELERLGRTVVDELALLGAGLPLAHAVRRADLVKSA; encoded by the coding sequence ATGCCGCAGCTGCCCCGCGCCGTGTTCGCCATGAACCCGGTGCACCTTCCCGAGCTCTTCCCGCCCCGACTCATGGCCCGGCTCCGGTCGCTCGCCGGCATCGATCCCGCCTTGGTCGTACAGGACTTCGGCGATCCCGACGTGGCGGGGGCCCTGGCAAAGGCGGAGGTGCTGATCACCGGCTGGGGCTGTCCGCCCGTCGGCACGGAGGCGCTGACAGCCGCACCCCGGCTGCGGACCCTGCTGCACGCCGGCGGAAGCGTGCGCGACTGGGTCGGCGAGGCGGTCTGGGAGCGCGGCATCGCCGTCTCCAGCGCGGTGGACGCCAACGCCCTGCCGGTCGCCGAGTTCACGCTCGCCTCGATCCTGCTGGCCGGGAAGGACGCCTTCCGGCTGCGGGAGCGGTTCCGCGCCGAGCACGTCTTCCCGGCGATGGGCGACCACGCTGCGGTCGGCAACGTCGGCAGACGTGTCGGGATCATCGGGGCCTCCCGGGTCGGACGCCGGGTTCTGGAGCTGCTGCGGCCCTTCGACTTCGCGGTCTCGCTGTACGACCCCTACGTCGACGCGACCGAAGCCGCCGCGCTGGGCGCCGTACCGCTGCCGCTGGACGAGCTGCTGCGGACCGCCGACATCGTGAGCCTGCACGCACCCGACACTCCCGAGACCTACCGCATCCTCGACGCCCGGCGGCTCGCACTGATCCCCGACGGCGGAGTTCTCGTCAACACCTCGCGGGGCGCGCTCGTCGAACCCGGCGCGCTCCAGGACGAGTTGGTCAGCGGGCGGATCAGCGCGGTGCTCGACGTGACGGAACCGGAACCGCTGCCCGCGGACTCGCCGCTGTACGGGCTACCGAACGTCTTCCTCACCCCGCACATCGCCGGCTCGCTCGGCAACGAGCTGGAACGGCTCGGGCGCACGGTCGTGGACGAACTGGCGCTGCTCGGCGCGGGGCTGCCGCTCGCGCACGCGGTGCGCAGGGCGGATCTGGTCAAAAGTGCCTGA
- a CDS encoding alpha/beta fold hydrolase: MGGLRLFHTDLGPAGAPALLLVHGWGGDGREWSPHAETLADRFRLVVPDLRGHGRSPVPADDNTPVAMADDLAGLVESLGTGPVVAVGHSMGGQVANLLAVRHPALVRSVIALDPAHGAHGAEVDGIPARLAAYRERGARAAAEFVAGAFGPEAPRGLRTAHVRTMLGAPDHVIAQAYAGMYTDPGAVGIRPHSEAHLRLRTQPALTVWTSEEAAAWERGTLQVPGSRVEHWPDSGHYLHEEHVDRTIRLLRDWADRADRAADG, translated from the coding sequence ATGGGCGGACTCCGTCTGTTCCACACCGACCTCGGTCCGGCCGGAGCGCCGGCCCTGCTGCTGGTGCACGGCTGGGGCGGTGACGGCAGGGAGTGGTCCCCGCACGCGGAGACGCTGGCGGACCGGTTCCGTCTCGTCGTACCGGATCTGCGGGGGCACGGCCGCTCACCGGTGCCGGCGGACGACAACACTCCGGTGGCCATGGCCGACGATCTCGCGGGGCTCGTCGAATCCCTGGGCACCGGTCCGGTGGTCGCCGTCGGGCACTCCATGGGCGGACAGGTGGCCAACCTGCTGGCCGTACGGCATCCCGCCCTCGTCCGGTCGGTGATCGCCCTCGATCCCGCACATGGCGCGCACGGCGCCGAGGTGGACGGGATCCCGGCCCGGCTCGCCGCATACCGGGAACGAGGGGCCCGCGCGGCCGCCGAGTTCGTGGCCGGGGCGTTCGGCCCGGAGGCACCGCGGGGCCTGCGCACGGCCCACGTCCGCACCATGCTGGGCGCACCCGACCATGTCATCGCCCAGGCGTACGCCGGCATGTACACCGACCCCGGCGCGGTCGGCATCCGCCCGCACAGCGAGGCCCACCTCCGGCTGCGCACCCAGCCGGCGCTCACCGTGTGGACGTCGGAGGAAGCGGCCGCATGGGAACGCGGCACACTGCAGGTGCCCGGCTCCCGCGTGGAGCACTGGCCGGACTCCGGGCACTATCTGCACGAGGAGCACGTCGACCGCACGATCCGGCTGCTCCGTGACTGGGCGGACCGGGCGGACCGGGCGGCCGACGGCTGA